From the Thermomicrobiales bacterium genome, one window contains:
- a CDS encoding GNAT family N-acetyltransferase: MNTRTCSDADLPRVLDLLLVCERAGYVDMELRSTELRLTLTISAFDRQRHSRLIEESGRLVAFALLWQGRYLGMLVHPNTRGTRESQIIAWAEGQVRAADIDRLIILCRSDDDLLRTIVQAHGYAIGGEELRMTRPLDTPPPQPTLPDGFRVRTLRMPDELDAWLALYEEAFGRREAALRKWHAFRADPDYDPLLDLVIVDSDDQIAAACTCSIAHAELAAIRPREGRTEPVMVSERYRGLGLGRAAVLAGLSALRARDIEVAALTTEPDNPIAHRLYASLGYEVSYRALWYQRQLDDRA, translated from the coding sequence AATACGCGCACCTGCTCGGATGCTGACCTGCCGCGCGTGCTCGACCTGCTTCTCGTCTGCGAGCGTGCCGGCTACGTGGATATGGAGTTGCGCTCGACAGAATTGCGCCTGACGCTCACCATTTCCGCATTTGACCGCCAGCGTCACAGCAGGCTAATCGAAGAATCCGGACGGCTCGTCGCGTTCGCGCTGCTCTGGCAGGGTCGCTATCTGGGCATGCTCGTGCATCCCAATACACGCGGGACGCGTGAAAGCCAGATCATCGCGTGGGCCGAGGGGCAGGTCCGCGCTGCCGACATTGATCGACTCATCATTCTCTGCCGCTCCGACGATGACCTGCTCCGGACGATCGTTCAAGCGCACGGCTACGCCATCGGCGGGGAGGAGCTGCGTATGACGCGCCCGCTGGACACGCCACCCCCACAACCCACACTGCCGGACGGCTTCAGGGTACGCACACTGCGTATGCCCGACGAGCTGGATGCCTGGCTGGCACTCTATGAAGAGGCGTTCGGGCGTCGCGAGGCTGCCTTGCGAAAGTGGCACGCGTTCCGTGCGGATCCGGACTACGATCCGCTACTCGACCTCGTCATCGTTGATAGCGACGACCAGATTGCTGCCGCCTGCACCTGCTCGATCGCGCACGCCGAGTTGGCGGCGATCCGACCGCGCGAGGGCCGCACCGAGCCGGTGATGGTCAGCGAGCGCTATCGAGGGCTCGGCCTCGGCCGCGCCGCCGTACTGGCCGGCCTCAGCGCTTTACGTGCACGCGACATCGAAGTCGCAGCGCTCACGACTGAGCCCGACAACCCGATCGCCCACAGGCTGTACGCGTCGCTTGGCTACGAGGTGTCGTATCGGGCGCTCTGGTATCAGCGCCAGCTCGATGACCGCGCCTGA